The Calypte anna isolate BGI_N300 chromosome 11, bCalAnn1_v1.p, whole genome shotgun sequence DNA window cttcagaatGATGGAGTCCTCCAGGCATTTTGGGAGGGGACTCTTTCATCACACCAAGTATCTGACTGccctctctgctttgcagtgAGAAGCTGCCCGAGGTGCTCAGCGCCGATCGCCTGCCAACACCACCGAGCCAGGGCCCCTCGGGCCTGGTGGAGAAGGACGTTTCCTTTCACAGCCCCGTGTACCCTGCAGGCATCCTCCTGGTGTGCAACAACTGCGCTGCCTACCGCAAGCTGCTGGAGGCCCAGGCCCCTGGCATGCGCAAGTGGGCTCTGCGGCGGCAGAACGAACCCCTGGAGGTGCGGCTGCAGCGTCTGGAGCGGGAGCGCACGGCCAAGAAGAGCCGTCGGGACAACGAGACGCCTGAGGAGCGGGAGGTGAGGCGCATGCGGGACCGAGAAGCCAAGCGCCTGCAGCGCATGCAGGAGACAGACGAGCAGCGGGCGCGGCGGCTGCAGAGGGACCGGGAGGCCATGAGGCTGAAGCGTGCCAATGAGACGCCGGAGAAGCGCCAGGCCCGGCTGATCCGAGAGCGCGAAGCCAAGCGGCTCAAGCGGCGCCTGGAGAAAATGGACATGGTGCTCCGTGCCCAGTTCGGTCAGGACCCCTCTGCCATGGCCGCTTTGGCAGCTGAAATGAACTTTTTCCCCCTGCCAGTGAGCAACGTGGAGCTTGAGAGCCAGCTGCTGGGCAAAGTGACCTTTGAGGAGCAGAGCAACAGTGTGCTGCATTAAGATACAGCCACAGACTGTGCcacctctgctgtccctgccacAGGTGCACCATGGGCTTCCACATTCACGAGGCTGCTGTGGGTCCCTGTCTGACTCCCCCTGAAAGATGGTTCTGGTTTGCTCCTGAACACAGGAGGGGAACAGAGCTGAGAGGTGGCTGTAAAATGTAGCCATAGTGGGAGCAGATTCTGAGGGTACAGTCTGCTCTGGGGGCCAAGGCATGGCCTGTtaacagagggaaaataaatgaatgctCACATTTATTTAGTCCCCTTCTTTGGTGCTTCTGCCTTGGACCCTTGCCCCATAGATGGGTTTGAGCTGCTGCAGTTCAGCTGCAAGTGAAGGCCTACCTCAGGGGAAAGGGATCTTGTGTACTGCAACAGTAATTATGTAGCTGAGGACTTTGATAGTTCCCAACTCCTGGGGTAAATCCCTTGCAGTTTGTGCCcataaaaaagaagcaaagggGGATGTTGTCTCCCTGGAAATGGCTGTGCACATCCATTATCTTAACACTATCATTATGTGCTTATTTGCAGTAGCAACCATGGGAAAACTAGAGGAAACTGAGTTCCTGTTCTAAGATACCACATATAAACACTAAGAGAAAGGCTGACTGAGGTAAGC harbors:
- the ZNF821 gene encoding zinc finger protein 821 isoform X4, with product MMKNNFPGAFGDQRPAIHPLQDPDSSSSGSDDEETTQDEVSSHTSEEDGSMVKVKKELENAEQPGAGAPLTRENKVPESLNAEPVLGLSQCPLCQLECGSREQVIAHVYQHTAAVVSAKSYMCPVCGRALSSPGSLGRHLLIHSEDQLSNCAVCGARFTSHATFSSEKLPEVLSADRLPTPPSQGPSGLVEKDVSFHSPVYPAGILLVCNNCAAYRKLLEAQAPGMRKWALRRQNEPLEVRLQRLERERTAKKSRRDNETPEEREVRRMRDREAKRLQRMQETDEQRARRLQRDREAMRLKRANETPEKRQARLIREREAKRLKRRLEKMDMVLRAQFGQDPSAMAALAAEMNFFPLPVSNVELESQLLGKVTFEEQSNSVLH
- the ZNF821 gene encoding zinc finger protein 821 isoform X3 is translated as MSRRKQTTPNKVHWEQVFAGLEEQARQAMMKNNFPGAFGDQRPAIHPLQDPDSSSSGSDDEETTQDEVSSHTSEEDGSMVKVKKELENAEQPGAGAPLTRENKVPESLNAEPVLGLSQCPLCQLECGSREQVIAHVYQHTAAVVSAKSYMCPVCGRALSSPGSLGRHLLIHSEDQLSNCAVCGARFTSHATFSSEKLPEVLSADRLPTPPSQGPSGLVEKDVSFHSPVYPAGILLVCNNCAAYRKLLEAQAPGMRKWALRRQNEPLEVRLQRLERERTAKKSRRDNETPEEREVRRMRDREAKRLQRMQETDEQRARRLQRDREAMRLKRANETPEKRQARLIREREAKRLKRRLEKMDMVLRAQFGQDPSAMAALAAEMNFFPLPVSNVELESQLLGKVTFEEQSNSVLH
- the ZNF821 gene encoding zinc finger protein 821 isoform X2 codes for the protein MQCTDEDNRREHQLQELGEQVFAGLEEQARQAMMKNNFPGAFGDQRPAIHPLQDPDSSSSGSDDEETTQDEVSSHTSEEDGSMVKVKKELENAEQPGAGAPLTRENKVPESLNAEPVLGLSQCPLCQLECGSREQVIAHVYQHTAAVVSAKSYMCPVCGRALSSPGSLGRHLLIHSEDQLSNCAVCGARFTSHATFSSEKLPEVLSADRLPTPPSQGPSGLVEKDVSFHSPVYPAGILLVCNNCAAYRKLLEAQAPGMRKWALRRQNEPLEVRLQRLERERTAKKSRRDNETPEEREVRRMRDREAKRLQRMQETDEQRARRLQRDREAMRLKRANETPEKRQARLIREREAKRLKRRLEKMDMVLRAQFGQDPSAMAALAAEMNFFPLPVSNVELESQLLGKVTFEEQSNSVLH